In Acidobacteriota bacterium, the DNA window ACTCGTCCGCGCCGTACCGCGTGCCAAAGCCGTAGAGCGTCCCGCCCGGCAGGATTAGGGAGTTAATCCCGTCGCCGTCGAGATCCGTGTTGCTGATCACGTTGGAGAGCGGCGGCGAGCTGACTATCGGCATGATCAGACCGAACTGCCAGCCATTCAAAGCCCCACGCGTGAATTTGTTGTCGCCTTTGTAAGCCGGCAGATCGACGAACCCGCTGAAGGTGAGGCGGTGGCGTCGATCGGAAGCTTGATAGTCCTCGCCCACTTTGAAATCGTCAATGCTGAACGGGCCGTTGGAGCTTGCTCCCGGGACATTGTTGTAGCCGGTGAACTTCGACAGCGCGTAGGAGGCGACGAAGAGATAGTGTGAACTGAACCGCTTGTCCACCTTGACGTGCAGCCCCGTGTAGCGGAAGTTGGCTGCGCTGTGCGAGACGGCAATCGGCCCGGACGAGCAGATCGCCTTCGGGTCCGCGGCCTGGGCGCCAACACAGAGGGGGATGACCGGCGTCCGCACGCCGTTGATGAACCGGTCGAAGCGGTTCTCATCGACGATCAGCGTGTTGTGCAATCCGCCGAAATGGAGCGAGCGCCGCATCACGAAGTCAGCCGATACAACCAAATTCGACGCCAGCTCACGTTGAACGCCGACGCTGACGTTATAAGCGAGGGGACTCACCGTATCGGGGTCGAAGATACCGCCGAAGTCCTTATTGCCGGTCGTCTTGATTAGTTCGACGCCGCGAACCGAGAGGTCTTTCCCGTTGCCCAACCCCGCCAGCGTCGCGGCACGCAACCCCGGGAGGATCGCATTGAGGCCGTTTACGGTGAGGACAGTGTTGGTTAGAATCCTTCCAAGGAGCGTCTTTTGATCGAAGGGGTTGGCTGGGTTATTGAACACGCTGAAATCAAGCCCGTAGAACGAGGAGGGAAGGATCAAGCGTCCGTTGCCCGCCGGCCCCGTGTAGGCCCGTTCGTTCAGCCGCGTCCAGAAGAGGTTCGCGTCGTGATAGACGCCCGCGCCGCCGCGAATCACCGTCTTGCCATCGCCCTTCACGTCCCACGCAAAGCCTACACTTGGATCCCAATTGTTCTTGTCACGGTGCGGCGCTTTCAGATTGCCGCCCAGCAACGCTGACAGAATCGGCGGACGGTCGAGGTCGTGATTGAGAATGTTGGTCTCGACCGAGTAAGCGATCCCGTAATTCAGCGTGAAGCGCGAGGAGACACGCCATTGATCGGCGAAGAACCCGCGGATGCGGTTGTTGTGCGACGCAGTCTTCAGGTTGAAAGGCTGCGGCTGGCCCGCTTCGCCGATGCCGGTGAAGAATTGGTAGAGGGGGAGTTGCTGAATCTCAAACAAGGTCGGCACGGTATCATTCAGCGGCCCCGTGCCAGTCGCGTTTAGCCTTATGCTGGCCGGCAAGTTGTTGTACAACCCCGCCACCGCCGCTTTAACCGCGGCGGGCGTCGTCGGGCTCGCTACGACGCCCGCGACTATTGCCAACAGGTGAAGCGGGTCGTAAGGCACGTTCAGCGACGGCTCCAAAAACGCCCACTTTCCGACGCCGTAGAAATGCTCCCACTCGCCGCCGAAGCGCAGCCGGTGCGAGCCCTTCTGCCAATTCAACGTGTCGGTCATCTGATAGGTGCGCAACACGCGGTTTTGAGGCACGTTGACGTTGTTGCCGATGATGAATTGAGGCGCCAGGGTGGTGAAGGTCTGCGGCCCCCCCAGACCGATGCAGGCCACCGGGTCGGGGCAATCCTGGCTGTCGGGAATTCTCAGCCGTCCGCTGTAGAAGCTGTAGGAGTAGCGGAAGTCGTTGACCACATTCCCTGTGAACACCGAGGTCACGCCGCCGAGCGCCTGGGTCGAGACGTTGCGGGTCGGAACCCAGTACGAAGGCATGGTGCCGCCGTCGCCGTTGAAGTTGTGATTGTTGTCCGTGCTGAATCGCACAAAGGCGTTGTGCTTATCATTCACCTTGAAATCGATTTTGAGGTTAGTCTGTTTGAAGGTGAGCGGCTGCGGGAACGCGCCATCAAACTTCGACCAGATCGGGTGGTTGTTGCTCACCAGCAGTACGCTGTCCTGGTTGTTATACTCCCCGTTGAAGAAGAAGAATGCCCGGTCCTTCTTGATCGGGCCGCCGAGGCTGCCGCCCATCTGCCGCCGCGCGAAGAACGGATCCTTAGTGCGCGCATCACGTTTCAGCAGCGGGTAGGCCCCGAGGTTGTGATCCCGATAGTACATGAAGGCCGATCCGTGAAAGGCGTTTGAGCCGCTGCGCGAAACGACGTTGACCGAACCGACGCTGGTTGTGCTCGTAGAAAGATCGAATTGGAAGGTCGAGATCTGGAACTCCTGCACCGACTCCTGCGAGAAGTTCTGCGAGGTCCCTCCGGTGACTCGGTCATTGATCGTCGCGCCGTCAACCGAGATGCGCGTCAGGGCTTGCGAAGCGCCGGCGATGGAGACGCGGAAGAAGTTGTTCGGCGAAGACCCCGGATTATCGACCGACGTGACGCCCACGCCCGGTTCGAGCAAGGCAAGTTGTAGGAAGTTGCGCCCGTTTAGCGGCAGGTTTTCAACCTGCATGCGGTTAACCACGCCGTCAATCTTATAGTTCAGTTTGTCGATGATCGGGGCTTCGGCCACCACATCAACGACCTCGGCTTTAGTGCCGGCGCGCAACGTGGCGTTCACCGTGCTGAGACTGCCGACCTGAACGACCACTGAGATGTTATTAGTGGCGAAGCCCTCAGCTTCTATCTTTACTTCATAGTCACCGGCCGGAAGGTTCTCAACTGCGTAGATACCATCGCCGCCGGTGTTGGTTGTTCTGGCAGCGCCCGTGGCCTTATTGGTGACCGTGACGTTGCCGTTTGTAATCACGGCGCCCTGTTGGTCCTTGACCAAGCCGCTGATCGAACCCGTTGGGTTTTGCGCCATGACAGGGACGGTTGTACGTGCTACTAGCGTCAACAACGCGACACTCAGCAGCAAGAGTTTGAACTTAATGTGCATATGTCTCCTTTCAATTCCTGTGAGCGGGTAAGAGTCTCGTTTTCAATCAAACTCCGTTCAATGAGCGGAGCGAGCTAAGCCTCACTATTGACCTGTCGACTCGTGGCACGGGAGAAATGCACACCAGCCGGTCAGCATCAGTCGTGCGCATAAGGCCAGATATGATTAAACTCAAGTGGCGATCCCACAACGCGGCCGTCAACCTGTAACAAGACTTATGAAATTTAATGCTTAGGAAGCCTCCAAGACGGCATATGATTGATTTTTCGCGCAAGAATGTCAAGCTGAATTGTGCTACACCGCCCCCCCGCCCCCGGGCAGCAATTGGCCACGCGGCGACCGATTAAGGCCGTAGCCGCGGCTTCGCCCTCCGCGGGCGAATGTTGACTGCCGAAGCGGTCGGCCTATACAATCCGCCAATCATTCATCCTGATCGCGACGAATCACAAGGAGGACTAATCCTGTGGACGAGCTCTACAGCAAGGAAAACTTGCACTACCGCGACCTTGCGCGCACGATCGCCGAGCAGCATGTTAAGCCCGTCGCCGCCGAGCTCGACCGTTCTGGCGAGTATCCCTGGAGCGTAATCAAGGCTCTTCAAGAACAGGGATTGATGGGCGTATGGATACCAAAGGACTACGGCGGAGCGGGCGCGGGCCTACTCAACCTCTGCATCGTAGTCGAGGAGATATCTCGCAAGTGCGGGGGCATCGGTTGCACTTACGTCGTCAACGCACTCGGCTCGCTGCCGATCGTCCTCGCTGGAACCGAAGAGCAAAAGAAGAAGTACCTGCCCGACATAGCTTCGGGCAAGAAGCTAATCGCCTTCTGTCTCTCGGAAAAAGACGCGGGCTCTGACGCTGGAAGTCTGAAGACTCACGCTGAACGCGACGGCGACGACTATGTGATCAACGGCGACAAGAAGTGGACCACCAACGGAGCGGCAGCAAGCATCTACAGTGTCTTTGCTACCGTGAATCCCGAGCGCGGCACTCGTGGTGTGACCGCTTTCATAGTCGAGCGCGACACGCCGGGGTTTGAGCTGGGCAAGCGCGAAGATTTGATGGGAATACGCTGCGTGCCGGTGAACGAGACGCGCTTTCGAAACTGCCGCGTGCCCGCTTCTGAACTGCTGGGCGGCGCCGAAGGCCGCGGCTTCAAACACGCGATGATGACCCTTGACGTCGCGCGGCCATTCGTCGCTGCGCAAGGATTGGGCATCGCACAAGGCGCGCTCGATCTGGCGCTCGAGTATACGAAGAATCGGCAACAGTTCGGACAGTCGATCGCTTCATTCCAGGGGATTCAGTTCATGCTCGCCGACATGGCCACACAGGTAGAAGCGGCGCGCCATCTGGTATACACCGCAGCGCGAGCGGTTGACGCCGGCGTAAAGGACGTTTCGAAGATATCGGCGATGTGCAAGGTGTTCGCAACAGATACCGCGATGAAAGTGGCGACGGATGCGGTGCAGTTGTTCGGCGGGTACGGCTACTGCAGAGACTACCCGATCGAAAAGTACATGCGCGATGCGAAGATCACTCAGATCTATGAAGGTACGAATCAGATTCAGCGAATGGTTATCGGCCGCGCGCTGATCCGCGAAGGCGCGTCAAGCTAGTCGAAGTCAGTGAAAGATCACACTCCTGGCGATCGATACCTAGCGAAGGATCACATACGCGGCTGCGTGCCTTTGTGTTTATTCTGTTTGATCGATGGCGATAACGATCTTCCCGTTGGCGACGGCCTCGCCGTGACCGGTCGGCGGAGATCGCCTCAGTAAACCCGCTTCAAAAATCATCCGTCCCAGCGTCGCGAGTATCGCGCCCAACGCCGTCAACTCGAACACGATTATTCCGAAAGCCCACATTGACACGATCGGCATTCCGCCCGTCACAAGACCAACGCGCCTCGATGTCCAGACGGTCAGCAGGATCGCGAAGGCCGCTCCGAGCAAGCCGCCCGCAATCGCAAATCCCCCGATGCGCGTCTTCGGTCCATCGGTAGTCTCAAGATGCAAAGGCTCCGATGACATAACGGTGATCGACGAACTCGGCACGCCCTCACGCTGAAGCTCGCGAAGCGCGGCGACCGCTTCAGCACGAGTGTCAAACACTTCGACCCTGGTTTCAGCCATCTTGTTCACGCTTTCTCGAATCCAACTTCAGGCGAACTAACAATTGTCGCTTCACCGTGCTCGCCCAGCGGCAACCCCTCTTTGTATTCCCACACCGCGATGATAGGAAACAGCCTTGCGAAAATCGAGTACAGCAAGACGAAGTAGCCAAACGTACCCGCCGTCAATGTCAGCTCGACCCAGGTCGGGCTGTACGTCCCCCAGTTGAAAGTCAACTTCGGCTGCGCCAGCGTAGGTACGATGATCAAGAATCGCTCGAACCACATTCCAACCACGATCAGCGCGGACGCGATCACCGTTCCCTTGATCGTCCTGAATCGCTTGATCGCAAGCAGCGGCGCCGGAATCACGAAGCAGCAAATGACCGTTCCCCAGAAGAGCGGCGAATACACGCCGCTCACCTTCGAGTGAAACACCGTCATCTCTTCGGGCAAGTTTCCGTACCACGTCGTCAGGTACTCGCCGAAGGTGAAGTAGAACCAGATCAGGCTCATGGTCAACAGCAACAGCCCAAGATTATTGAAGTGAACCGGGCGAAGATAGGCTTCGAGATGAAACACTCGCCTGATCACCGCCATCGCGATAATCAGCGCGGCGATGCCTGAGAAGATCGCACCCGCGACGAAGTAAGGCCCGAACATCGTCGAGTGCCACATCGGGCGAATCGTCATCGCGAAATCCCAAGAGACGATCGTGTGTACAGAAACGGCTACCGGAATGATCACGACTGCCATCACTCGCACAGCACGTTCGAGCCGGTCCCACTGAAGCTCCGTTCCTCGCCATCCGAGACTTAACGCCCCGTAGAAGCGCCGCCACAGCCCGCGCGATTTGTCTCTCAACAAGGCGAGATCAGGAATCAGCGGCAGATACAAGTAGATGATCGAGCCAAGCAGGTAGGTGTTGATGGCGAAGAAGTCCCAAGCGAGCGGCGAGCGGAAATTCGGCCACAGACCTCGCTCGTTAGGATAGGGCACCAGCCAGTAGAAGAACTGCGGGCGGCCGAGATGGATGATCGGAAACAACGCGCCGATCATCAGAGCGAATACCGTGATTGCTTCTGCGCATCGAGTGACCGGTCTTCGCCACTCAGCCCCGGTGACTCGCAGGATCGCCGAGATCAATGTTCCCGCGTGCGAGATGCCGATCCAGAAAACGAAGTTGGTAATATCGAGCGCCCAGAAGACCGGCCGGTTGATACCCCAAACCCCCAAGCCGCGCGAGAACTGATAGCCCAGCGCAACGACCGCGGCAAGCACGAGTAGCCCGCTTATGGCTACTGTCGCATACCACCCTCGGCTGGGCTTGTTAACCGGCCCGAGCAGATCGTAGTTGATCTTCGCGTATGTTGGTCTATTGGCCAATTTCCCGCTTATTGGTTTGTCTTTCCGGATGCAGGCCTGGTCACCGTAAGGGATGGCCGATAGCGCATCAGGTAATTAGTGATGCGCTCACAGGGCTGCAAATCAACCGCAATGTTTGCAGCCTCTGCCTCGCGGCGAAGCGCAGCGCGGCCCGCCACGTCCCACGCTACCGGCCAGGTCGCTTCCTGTTTTTCATTGTCAGCAATCGGGCGAACAAGCAGCCAGTAGCGATCCGGGGCGATATTTGCGAAAGCGAATGCGCCGTCGCTCTCGGTGTCAGTTTCAGCGAATCGCTCGGCATTGCCGGCGTTCTCACGCTCGAAAGGCACAAGGTGGGCGCGGAGCCGTGCGGGCAATTTCGCTTTTTCATCCGAAGCGGCGACTCGCCCACGAATGCTGGCCGCGCCTTCCGCAACGTTGATGATTACTCCCTTGACGTGCTCTCCCGATTTGAGCGCGATGTCATTTCGCGCCGCATTACCGGGCTGTCTGCCGGTCTTAGGCATTGTCACGGCGCGCGCATAGAGGTCTTCGTTGATTAGCTTCATTTTCAGGCGATACTGCCCCGGAGGGAGGCCTGTGACAATGAAGTCGCCCTTTTCGTCGGGCGCGCCCGATGTAATAGAATCGAAAAATAAGGCGAGGAGATCTTTGGGCGTGGCTTTGTCATTGCGTAAGGCGTTGACGACGGTTTCTTCAACCGACGCTTCGCGCGCGGGTTTGCACTCCGGTTTGCGCTTAGCTTTCGGCGAGACTTCCATGACGATATGCCCGGCAATCGAGCCAAACCAAAGAAGCGTGAGTTCAAGTCCGGTCGCATCGGCCCCCCTAACCGTGATCGACCGTGGTTGCGAGGCCGCGTATGGGTCGTTGAAACTTTTTTGAGCTATCAAATAATAGTCTCCATCCGGCACGCCATGAAAAGCGAAAGAGCTATTCGCTTCGTAACCTTTCCAACTGCTGTCCTGAATCACGCCGCTCTTAGCGTTTATGAGCTTCAAATAATATCCGCCGGGCGATTTGTCATCCGCAGCGCCGTAACACTTGCCGCTGATGGTATGCCCCGGCTCGCTTCGATAGCTTATGTTTATCCCGCTCACTTCTTGGCCGAGACTTACTCTTACTTCTTGCGCATCGTCGCGCCCGGATGAAGGGTAATAAATGGGAATCTCGTTGCTGAGGTCTTGATCCTGGTATACGACGATATGATTTACCTTCAGCAGGTAAGAGCCCGATGCGAGACCGTAGATTCTGTAGATGCCGCGATCATCTGTTTCACCTTGCTTAACGTTATCCCATTCGTGGGTGAACCGCACCGCACGGCTTTGTGAGTCGCGCACGCGAATGGCAACTACTTTCGCTTTTACCATCGGCGCGCCAAACGAATCTGTAACTGCGCCTGTTATGGCTCCGCCTTTGCGTAGTCTGAGTGTGACAAAGTCGCCTGTGACGTGATAGCCGCTCGATCCGCCTTTGTTATCTTGGACGTAACCTACTGCGTAGCACCATACAACAGAGGCCTTTGCCGGCAAGCCGTTCACTTGAAAGCCGCCCTCGTCATCGGTGGCAACCTCCAAGTCTTCTTCACTCCGTCCATTGACCGGCCTGACATAAACGACGACGTTAGGAAATGGCTGACCGGATTCATCCGTAACGCGCCCGCTTATCGAATCTGCGCGTTTTTGAGCCTGTTGATTTGAAGCGTCTTTTCTTCGAGCAGGCAAGACCTGCGACTGCCCCGTTTCTATGAAGGCCGCGAGCATCAATAGCAACGAGCACAATGCGGACAGGGCGCGGCAAGCCTCAACGCTGGGAGAAGGCATGTTCGCGCTACGGCGAGCGAGCTTCAAAATCATTGTCGCTTCTCCTGCGGCTTCTTGCTCAAATCAAGCACGAGCGTTATTTCAACCTCCGCCCCTTCAGTTAAGGAAACGATCTTTGTGACAGTCATTGATGGCTTTATTGAGCCATCGTCCTTTCGCGGGGTGAGGAAGACATCGAGGCTTATTTCATACTCGCCTGGTGGCAGACTATCAATCACAAAGCGCCCGCGCGCATCTATGCCCCCGAACCCTCTCGTCGGGCCGCCTGATGCATTCGGCCCCAGTCCCCTGTTGTTGAACCAGGAGCCATCTTGTTTCGGCTTATTGGTAGGAGTGGCCGACACGTTGAGGCTAGCGCCTTTAGGCAGCGTGCCGCCCTCGATTTTGATTTGCCCGCGCACAACGCCTTTGTAGCAAGCGACTACCACGCGCAAGCCTGAAACGCTCTCGCCGGGTCCGACTTCAATCTCGCCGCGTCGGACTTCAATCCCTTCCACTGTCTGCTCAACTTTGTTGAGCGGAACTCCGTCGCGCTCTATTCTGATAACCTGGAAGTCCTCGCTCCAATTGTCTGGATGAATACTTAAACGACGACTGCCCGGCGTAACTCCTGTGAGGTGAAATGATCCGTCTTTGTTTAAGGGCTCGCCAACCCACCTCGAGCCATCAGTGATGCTGAGGCGCGATAACTTGGCGACGGCCGCCGCATCGGTTGCGCCTTCGAGGACTACAACACCGCTGATGCTCCCGGAGCGATAAACTTTTATTTCCAGTCCGGCAACATCCGCGTTTGAAATCTCAAACGCTAATCCCTCGCCGTACCACAGAGAACCCCCTTCGTCGCTTATTTGGATCTTGTATTTTCCAGGATGAAGACCGTCCATACGAAACTCGCCTTTGGAATCACTTGCCTTGACATCACGAAACAATTCCTCGAAATCTCCGCTCTTGTTATCTTCAAGATTAGGTTTCTGCTCGCAAAAGACATTCTCTTGAGGAATCGGGCTTCCGGTTTGCGCATCAACTAAGCGCCCGGTTGCTGCATAGGTCTTCGTCTTCGTCTTAACTTTAGGGCGGCGGTTGACCTTTATATCAATGCTTGTCACCTCACCGCCCGCCGCGACTTCAACCATTTCTGCCTTCGATTTATCGGTGACACCGGGATAGTAAGTCCTCGGAAACCTAACTTGATTACTACTCATAGGACTGTTAGCTACGCCCACTCTGTAGCGGCCCGGCGGCAATCCATAAGCGCGATACACTCCGCGATCATCTGTGCTGGCTTTTGAAAACGAAAACTCCTCATAGCTGCCGTCTTTGAAAGGAACGATCTCTACATCCCCATCAATGACCGGTCGCCCGTTAGCTTCAATGGCGCGGCCCATGATGACCCCGCCCGGCATGATCTTCAGGTCAATGCCTTCGATGTTTTCCCCTTCATCTAGTGTGAGCCACTTGCCTAACGAATCCCGGTCGTCTTCTCCGTCTTTCGTTGTAAAGGACGGCGCGTCAAGAGTGATCCTGCAACTGCCTGCCCGAATGCCTTTCAAGTGGTAGTGGCCGCTTGCGTCAGTGAAATCAATCGCCACAAGCCCCGAATCAGATGCTCCATTTTGCAGCGCCATAACCTTGACGCCGCGCGCAGGCTTGCCCTTGAGGGTGACTGTGCCCGTGACGGAGCACGTTGCTTTTTGATCTTGCGCGCCAGATTGAGCATGCGGGCCGATTGCTGCGACAAGAATCGTTGCGATGAAGATGGTGATGCGATTGCGCGCGCGCATTACGTTTCTCCTTATGGTTGGCATCAGGCGTTGAAGAGACGCTCAGTTCGATCTTGCGCAGTCCAGACTCCGCGAATAAATCGGACTGAGCCGCTATGGAGGCGATTATACGAGCCTTGCGCTGGCTACGCAATCAATCACTCCTTTTGAACTGGCCGTAAACAAATTCGCTTTCCCGAACCGGTGCACGCTGCTCAATCGCCTTTGTTCAAATAGATCACACGCGGCTTCGTGCCGAGTTCTTCAAGCAATCGGATCGCGCGGTTGCTCTTTGCAAGCCGCGATACTTCACTCTCCGGATCTGCGATGTTGCCGAAGTACATTGCCTTCGTCTGGCAAGTCTGAACACACGCCGGCGTTACGTCACCATCGCGCACTTCGCGGCCTTCGTCTTTCGCTTTGTCTTCGCCCTTGCGAATGCGCTGGATGCAGAACGTACACTTCTCCATCACGCCTCGCGTGCGCACTGACACTTCCGGGTTCAGAGCTTTTTCGAGCGGCGCGTCCCATTTCGGATCGAAGAAGTTGAAGAAGCGCACCGTGTACGGGCAGTTGTTCGCGCAGTAGCGAGTACCCACACACCGGTTGTAAACTTGCGCGTTCAAGCCTTCGTCGGTGTGATAAGTCGCATAGACCGGGCACACCGGTTCACAAGGCGCTTCCTCGCAATGCTGGCAGAGCACCGGCATGAACTTGACCTTTACGTCGGGGTATTCGCCTTCGAAGTAGCGTTCGATGCGAATCCAGTTGATCGAGCGTCCCTTCGCGGCTTCTTCGGGTCCGACGGTGGGGATGTTATTCTCGACGCGGCAAGCGACGACGCACGCTTCGCATCCGGTGCAGCGGTCGAGGTCGATCACCATCGCCCACTGAGGTTTGTTTGATTTGGTTGCTTCGGTCATCTGGTTTCGGGTTCAGGGTTCAGGGTTCAAGCTTTAGCTTGCCGGCCGCACACGCAACCTGAAGGTTGAACTCTGAGCCTATCGCTTCCTTTCCATCTGCTCCTGCAGGTCTGTTCCGAATCGGATCAGACTCGCTTTGCCGCCTACCTTGGTAACCTTCGCGCTAGTCGACTGGCCGGGCACTCCAAACGGATTCAATACAAAGACATTCGGGCCTCGGCCGTTTGCATATCTACCGAACGCAGTGTGTCCCTGACCGTACGGCATCGCGATCACTTCCGGTCTGATTGCGGGATATAGCACAGCCGGCGCACGCACCGATCCGTGCTGGGTCGTGACCTCGACGAGGTCGCCATCGCTCACGCCGAGCGACGCGGCGGTCTTCGGGTTTATCTCAACCCAACTTCCCCACACCACCGATGTTAGCGGGTCGGGCAGTTCTTGAAGCGCCGGTAGATTCGCTGTGTCCCCTGAGCCAAGCGCCGCGTGCTCATAGCACAGCAACGTTAGCGGATACGAATCATTAGTTGTTTCTATCTGCCCAAGGAGAGTTGAAAAGCCAAGTGGCTGAACCTGCGAAACGGAGCCTTTGCCCGGCGCATCCCCAACCCAAACCCCGGCTTCCAAAAAACTCTTCAGTGGCTCATCTTCGGCATCACCACCGCGGTCAGGTGTCTTCAACCGTTGGGCGGCATACTTCACCATAGACTCCGCCGACTGGAACGCTTCTGAGTCTGCTTCTTTGAACCCGAGGTGGCGGCAAACAGCGAGCAACACATCCGCGGTTTGCATAGTGTTGTGTTGAGGCACCAGAACGGGCTGGACAAGCGAGACAGCGGCCTTCGATCCAGCCATCAACGTTGAATGTAGGTCCCATCCTTCAAGATCCGTGTGATCCGGCATTATGAGATCAGCTAACTGAGTCGTCTCATCCATGAATGACGAGAAACTAGCGATGAACGGCAATCCCTCAATCCACTCTATCGACCTGGGCGCAACGTGCAGAGGATTGACCCTATGGGCGAGTAGCGCAGTTACACCCACTGGCTTGCTGGAATTGTTTAACATTATTGACAGGTCGTTTATTCCCCAAGGCCACCATCCTACGCCGGGGATGTCAACGTTCGGCAGGCCACCTAACGCATCGAATCGGCCACTCTCGGGTAGCAACACCCCTCCAGGCTTGTTGATGTTTCCAGCTAACTTGTTTAGAAAGTGGATTGCCAGTTCGTTAGTATCAGCGAGTTCTCTTGATGAGCCTGCACCTGGTCCAATCGCGAGCGGGTGTTCGGATTCCGCAAACTCGCGAGCGACGCGGACGATGGTTTCGGCCGCGATGCCAGTTAGAGTAGCGGTCTGTTCTGGTCCGTATGCGTCGAGCGGTTCAAACAGCGCCTTTGGAGCGGTAGCGTCCTTGACTAGCCCTTCACGGACAATCACCTGCGCGATGGCTAGGGCGATCAGACCTTCACTTCCAACAGTCGCTGGGAGCCACTGATCAGCGTTCGCTCCCGTCATCGACATGCGCGGCTCCACCTGCACAAACTTGCCGCGCGCTTTGCCGCGGGATCGGCGAAACTCGCCAAACGCTAGCGAGTACATGACGGGCGAATGCCAGGTCTCAAGGAACCTTGCTCCGAATGATAATAAGTACGTTGCGTTAGCTATGTCGAAAATCGGCGTGGCTTCGCGCCCATAGCTCTGATCATAGCCGCGAGCCAATTCACGGCTCGACGACTCATGGGTGGCCCAAAACTTTGCATTGAGCGCGGCGCTCAGAAAGTCTACGGCAATACCGATGACCCCACGGGAGCTAAGGGTAGCGAAGACAATACCGTTGGCATTTGCACGCAGCTTATCCGCAAGCGTGTTAATCGCTTCGTCCCAACTGATCTCTTCCCACTTGCCTTCGCCGCGTTCGCCAACGCGTTTCATCGGGCCCTTGATCCGGTCGGGGTTGTACAACACCTCCAAGCCAGCCTGGCCTCGAGCGCACAACGCTCCGCGATTGACGGGATGAAGCGGGTTGCCTTCGATCTTGTTAGCCTTGTGTTCGCGAGTTCGAACGACTATGCCGCAACCCGCCGGGCACATGCCGCAGGTGCTCGCCGTCGAGTAGTCTATGCCCGGCACGTACTCGTCGTCGGGAATCAATGCCGGAATGAGCTTCTCTTCAGGATGTCCGCACGCGGATAACAGCGAAGCGCTGGTAGCTCCGATGCCGCTCAGGATTATGAACTCTCGACGTTTCATTATTCTCTGTTCAGGGTTCAGGGTTCGTGGTTCCGGGTTGAACCCTGAACACTGAACCCGGAACCCGGAACTTGTTCCCGGAACCCGGAACTTGTCTTTCATCGATGGCAGACATAGCAATCCACACTAACGCTTCGGGATTGGTGGCAGTCGATACACCATCCCATGGTCTGGTTTACTTCGCGACGCACGCGATGCATCTCGCCGATCTTCCCGTGACACGTTGTACAATCGATTCCCGCCCTAATGTGCGGCTTATGCGTGTAGTACGCGTTAGCTTCTGGTTCGAGCCAGTACACGCGCTTCCACGGCGGCTGCTCTTTTCGCTCGGCGAACGCTGCGAGCTTCTGAACCTCGGGGCTCTCGGTCTTGATCGACTCGTGGCAACCCATGCACGTTGAAATATTAGGAATCGTCGCGTGCGACGACTTGTCTACGTTCTCGTGACAGAAGGTGCATTCAAGCTGTGGGGTGTCTTCCCCTTCTTTCGTCACGTGCTGCCAGTGATCGAATTCGATTGGTTGTACAGGCGCGTCG includes these proteins:
- the nrfD gene encoding NrfD/PsrC family molybdoenzyme membrane anchor subunit — translated: MANRPTYAKINYDLLGPVNKPSRGWYATVAISGLLVLAAVVALGYQFSRGLGVWGINRPVFWALDITNFVFWIGISHAGTLISAILRVTGAEWRRPVTRCAEAITVFALMIGALFPIIHLGRPQFFYWLVPYPNERGLWPNFRSPLAWDFFAINTYLLGSIIYLYLPLIPDLALLRDKSRGLWRRFYGALSLGWRGTELQWDRLERAVRVMAVVIIPVAVSVHTIVSWDFAMTIRPMWHSTMFGPYFVAGAIFSGIAALIIAMAVIRRVFHLEAYLRPVHFNNLGLLLLTMSLIWFYFTFGEYLTTWYGNLPEEMTVFHSKVSGVYSPLFWGTVICCFVIPAPLLAIKRFRTIKGTVIASALIVVGMWFERFLIIVPTLAQPKLTFNWGTYSPTWVELTLTAGTFGYFVLLYSIFARLFPIIAVWEYKEGLPLGEHGEATIVSSPEVGFEKA
- a CDS encoding carboxypeptidase-like regulatory domain-containing protein, which gives rise to MILKLARRSANMPSPSVEACRALSALCSLLLMLAAFIETGQSQVLPARRKDASNQQAQKRADSISGRVTDESGQPFPNVVVYVRPVNGRSEEDLEVATDDEGGFQVNGLPAKASVVWCYAVGYVQDNKGGSSGYHVTGDFVTLRLRKGGAITGAVTDSFGAPMVKAKVVAIRVRDSQSRAVRFTHEWDNVKQGETDDRGIYRIYGLASGSYLLKVNHIVVYQDQDLSNEIPIYYPSSGRDDAQEVRVSLGQEVSGINISYRSEPGHTISGKCYGAADDKSPGGYYLKLINAKSGVIQDSSWKGYEANSSFAFHGVPDGDYYLIAQKSFNDPYAASQPRSITVRGADATGLELTLLWFGSIAGHIVMEVSPKAKRKPECKPAREASVEETVVNALRNDKATPKDLLALFFDSITSGAPDEKGDFIVTGLPPGQYRLKMKLINEDLYARAVTMPKTGRQPGNAARNDIALKSGEHVKGVIINVAEGAASIRGRVAASDEKAKLPARLRAHLVPFERENAGNAERFAETDTESDGAFAFANIAPDRYWLLVRPIADNEKQEATWPVAWDVAGRAALRREAEAANIAVDLQPCERITNYLMRYRPSLTVTRPASGKTNQ
- a CDS encoding carboxypeptidase regulatory-like domain-containing protein; translation: MRARNRITIFIATILVAAIGPHAQSGAQDQKATCSVTGTVTLKGKPARGVKVMALQNGASDSGLVAIDFTDASGHYHLKGIRAGSCRITLDAPSFTTKDGEDDRDSLGKWLTLDEGENIEGIDLKIMPGGVIMGRAIEANGRPVIDGDVEIVPFKDGSYEEFSFSKASTDDRGVYRAYGLPPGRYRVGVANSPMSSNQVRFPRTYYPGVTDKSKAEMVEVAAGGEVTSIDIKVNRRPKVKTKTKTYAATGRLVDAQTGSPIPQENVFCEQKPNLEDNKSGDFEELFRDVKASDSKGEFRMDGLHPGKYKIQISDEGGSLWYGEGLAFEISNADVAGLEIKVYRSGSISGVVVLEGATDAAAVAKLSRLSITDGSRWVGEPLNKDGSFHLTGVTPGSRRLSIHPDNWSEDFQVIRIERDGVPLNKVEQTVEGIEVRRGEIEVGPGESVSGLRVVVACYKGVVRGQIKIEGGTLPKGASLNVSATPTNKPKQDGSWFNNRGLGPNASGGPTRGFGGIDARGRFVIDSLPPGEYEISLDVFLTPRKDDGSIKPSMTVTKIVSLTEGAEVEITLVLDLSKKPQEKRQ
- a CDS encoding 4Fe-4S dicluster domain-containing protein is translated as MTEATKSNKPQWAMVIDLDRCTGCEACVVACRVENNIPTVGPEEAAKGRSINWIRIERYFEGEYPDVKVKFMPVLCQHCEEAPCEPVCPVYATYHTDEGLNAQVYNRCVGTRYCANNCPYTVRFFNFFDPKWDAPLEKALNPEVSVRTRGVMEKCTFCIQRIRKGEDKAKDEGREVRDGDVTPACVQTCQTKAMYFGNIADPESEVSRLAKSNRAIRLLEELGTKPRVIYLNKGD